In Helianthus annuus cultivar XRQ/B chromosome 3, HanXRQr2.0-SUNRISE, whole genome shotgun sequence, a single window of DNA contains:
- the LOC110931870 gene encoding protein NRT1/ PTR FAMILY 3.1-like encodes MISYLTQQLHMPMTEAANTLTNFGGTTSLTPMLGAFIANSFEGRFWTITVASIIYQIGMVSLTLSAILPKLRPPPCQNGQLRQEADNGQLAILYISLLLTAIGSGGI; translated from the coding sequence ATGATCAGTTACTTGACACAACAACTTCATATGCCGATGACCGAAGCCGCTAACACGCTCACCAACTTCGGTGGCACCACAAGTTTGACACCTATGCTCGGGGCCTTTATAGCCAATTCTTTTGAAGGACGATTTTGGACCATCACAGTTGCTTCCATAATTTATCAAATTGGTATGGTATCACTAACACTATCAGCAATACTACCAAAGTTAAGACCACCACCATGCCAAAATGGACAACTACGCCAAGAAGCTGATAATGGTCAACTAGCAATCTTATACATATCCCTTTTGCTAACCGCAATCGGGTCGGGTGGGATCTGA